The sequence below is a genomic window from Rhizobium gallicum bv. gallicum R602sp.
GCTGCATGTTCATGCGCTCCGGCAAGCCGCCGACATTGTGGTGCGACTTGATGGTAACCGATGGGCCACCGGTGAAAGATACGCTTTCGATCACATCCGGATAGAGAGTGCCCTGGCCCAGGAAGTCGGCGCCGCCGAGCTTCTTGGCTTCTTCCTCGAAGGTCTCGATGAACAAGCGCCCGATGATCTTGCGCTTGGTCTCCGGATCGCTGACGCCTTCGAGCTCGCCGATGAACCTGTCCGAGGCATCGACATGCAGCAAGTGGAGATTGTAATGCTCGCGGAACATCGCAACGACGCTCGCTGCCTCGTCTTTGCGCATCAGGCCATGATCGACCAGGATGCAGGTGAGTTGATCGCCGACGGCTTCATGGATTAGGAGAGCTGCGACCGAGCTGTCGACGCCGCCCGAAAGCGCGCAAATGACGCGCTTGTCGCCGACCTGCTGGCGGATTTGCTCGACCGCCTTCTGGCGATAGGCCGACATCGACCAGTCGCCCTTGATACCAGCGATGTTGTGAATGAAGTTGCCGATAAGCTTCGCGCCATCCGGGGTATGCACGACTTCCGGATGGAATTGCACGCCGTAATAATTGCGCTTTTCGTCGGCGATGAAAGCATATGGTGCGTTGGAGGAGGTCGCGACGACCTCGAAGCCATCCGGCAGCGCCGTGACGCGGTCGCCGTGACTCATCCAGACCTGATGGCGCGAACCCTTCGACCACAGCCCTTCGAACAGTGGGCAGTCCTTGTCGACGTCCAGGAAAGCGCGGCCGAATTCGCGGTGATGGCCGCTCTCGACCTTGCCGCCGAGCTGCATGCACATCGTCTGCTGTCCGTAGCAGATACCGAAGACCGGCAGGCCGCTGTCGAAGATGATCTGCGGCGCGCGGGGCGAACCTTCATCGACCGTCGAAGCCGGGCTGCCGGACAGGATTACAGCCCTCGGCTGAAGGCGCTTGAAGCCCTCTTCGGCAGACTGGAAGGGAACGATCTCGCAGTACACACCCGCCTCGCGCACGCGGCGTGCGATCAGCTGGGTCACCTGGCTGCCGAAATCGACGATGAGAACGCTGTCGGGATGTGCTGTCTGGGTCATGGCGAGCCTTTAATGAAAAGCACCCGTCCTGGCAATCCAGGAAATCGGGCGAGCCGGGATTTTATTGTCCGGATTGTCCCTGCCTTAGAGGCTTTCAGAACCAGAAAACACCATCCTCGAGCGCTGTGAACAGGCCATCGACGGCATAGGAGAGCTTGCGATCGATCACGTGCAGATACTCGGTCCAGCCGGAAATATGCTGCAGTTCTTCAGCGCCGTCGGAGATTCCGCGCAGGCCGATCAACGGCAGCTTATAGCCCTGGCAGGCGCGCAGAATCGCGAATGTTTCCATGTCCACCATGTCGGCAGCGATATCCGAGTAGGCCGCCCCCGAAATGACGTTGCCACCGGTGGAAAGGCTGGCCTCAGGAATACCGGGAATGCGGAGCGGCAGATCGATGACCGCTGGAAGATCGAGGAAGGGTGTGTGTCCCTTCTCGAAACCAAGCGGCGACGCATCCATGTCGCGGTAGGAAACGGAAGAAACCTGATAGACTTCTGTCTGCTCAAGCGTCGCGGAACCAGCCGAGCCGAGAGAGACGACAAGCTGCGGCAGGTCGTCGGCATGATCGAGGCGGGAAAGCGTCTTCGTCATCGCGACCGCCGCCTCGACTGGACCGACGCCCGTCATCAGCGGTTCGAAACGGGAGCGCAGGAAGGGGCCATATTCGGCTTCCGCCGCCATGACGAAGAGGATGGACTTGCCGGCGATCGGCTTCAGTTCGAATTTCATCCCGTAATTCCCTCTCTGCCGCGAACGACCATCATCGTTCCCGTCATGGAGGCGATCAGCTTGGCCGGTCCGTCGCCGATCGCATAGCCGCGCCCGTCGGCGACGATGATATTGGAGCCTGGTTTGGTGATCTCGCCGCGAAACAGGAAGCGCTCGCCGCGCCCAGGCGACATCAGGTTGACCTTGAATTCGATCGTCAGGATCGAGGCATCGGCGTTGATGACACTGTAGGCGGCAAAGCCGCAGGCGCTGTCGAGAGCTGCCGAAATGATGCCGGCGTGAAGAATGCCATGCTGTTGCGTGAGCTTGACGTCGAAGGGAAGTTCGATCTCCACCACGCCGTGCTCGACGCGCGTCAGCTCGGCGCCGATCGTTTCCATCGCCGCCTGGCGGGCAAAATTCTGACGGATCCGTTCGCGGAAGTCGCCGTTGTTCCTAACGCTCATGCATTTGTCCCCTTGCGACCGCGAAAGTGGCACGGCGCGCCGGTTTCGACAAGGATGAAAGGGAAGCACTTTCCGATATGCGATCGAGCCGAGTGCCGCAAAGACGGTCCGCAGCAAGCACTGGCTGAAGATCAAGCGCGCTCCCGGGCAATCCTGACGATATGCTGATCCCATGCCACACTGCTGCGCGTCGCAAGGAACGCACCGTCATAGGAAGAGACCGCAAATCCATGTTGGGCGGGTGCGATGCCGGCAGCGTCGGGGATGATGTCTTCGGCCAAGACCTTGCCGGAGTTGGCGTCGATGATCGCCGATGCACCCTTCGGCGACGTCACGCCGACCAGGGCGTCCTTGCGGTTGACGGCAATGGCACCGACATAGTTGCCGAGCTGGCGGGTCGTTTTCTCCGGCAGATCGATGAAGGTTACTTCCTCGCCTTTGGCGAAGTGGCCGACGAGCGGCGGCAGGTCGTGACGGTGGCCCTCGTACTGGCATGCAAACCACACGCGGCCATCGGCGTCGATATCGACGTGACGGGTCGAGACCTGCGACCATTGCCGCGGCAGCACATGTTTTTCGACGAGCGTGCCATTGGACGCATCGATCAGCGTCAGCGATGGCTGCATGTTGCTAAGGTTGAGCTTCGTGCGGCCGAAATCCGGATGGGTCTCGATGCCACCATTGGCGATGACAAGCCAGCGGCCGTCATCGGAGACGGTCATATCGTGCGGGCCGACCCCGTAGGTCTGGAACTCGCCGATGCGGGCGAAGCGGTTTGTCACGTCGTAAAGACCGATCATGCCGCGATTGCCGTCAAAATCGTTCTCACTGGCATAAAGCAACCGGCCGTCCGGCGAAAACGTACCGTGTCCGTAGAAGTGGCGGCCTTCGGCGGAGGTGATAACGACCGGCTCACCCCTGTTCCAGGGATCGAAGATCATTGCGTAGGTGCCGGGACGGCGAGCGAAGGCGACGGTCTTGCCGGTGGTTGGGCTGAAGGCCATGCCGTGGGCACGAGCGGGCAGGGCGACCTGATCGACGATTTCGCCGCGTTCGGTCACGGTCGCGACCGCGAAGGAGCCGTCGGCAGCGCGGATGCCCGAGGCATAAACCGCGTCCGCGCGCTCAAGTGCCTGCAGCCCGCGCGGCTGCAATGCGGCGATAAAGCTGAGGCCTGCTGCCTTGACGAAACTGCGCCGGTCGATCGCAGCGCTCCGCCACATCGGCTCAGTCCCCGTCGGAGAAGGAGAAGCCGGCCGAAAGGCCGATCGCGCCGCCATATTCGTCGCTGATGCGGGTGATCAATTCACGGCTCGTCGCCAGAAATGCGTCGAGCTTGGCTTTCTCCGCATCGCTGGTTGCCACGTCGATATCCGGATTGAGCTTCGGGACGGTATCAAGCAGGGTCTTGAAGTTCGCCTCGATTGCATCAGCAACGGGCTTCTTGTCGGCAGGCAGAAGTTCCGCCATTCCGGCCTTCTGCCAGAGCGTACGCAGTCCCTCGAGGTTTGCCGTCATCGATTTCCAGGTGTTTTTCGAGCGCCAGTAGATAGCCATGCGCGGGCGCGGAGCCGTGTCATCCCGGCCTTTGTAAAACAGCTCCAGCCGCTGATCGCGGACGGTTTCGACGCCGTGGACAAGAATACCGAGAAGCGCGGTCACCGCTTCCTTGTTATCCATGAAATCTTCGCTTTGGGGACCGGGACGTTTCCAGCTTGCCTGCACGCCGTCCGGCTTTTCCCAAGCCGCAACGACTTCGCCTGCCTCGCGCTGGATATTGCCCGCGACAGCAGCGCCGTATTGGCAGCGGAACCCGTTCTTTTGTTTGAGGAGATCGTCTGAGCCGTTGCCGTAAAGCACGTATTCAAGCGCCGTCAGACCCTGCAAGGCGACACTTTTTTCCCCGATCGCGTCGACCGTTGCATCCTTCGGGTCGGCCTTGGCGAGCAGTGCCTGTACCTGTCTAAGGCCGACGCCCTTTCGATCTGGGAAGAAGAGGATGTGTTCGAAGAGATTGTCGTGCATCACCGGGCCGGTTTGCACGATCTCGATGATCGACCAATAGCGGATCGTATCGTCGAAAGCAGATTTGGCCTTATCTAAAGTCTGCTGTGTGCCACCGTCGCAGAGGTCCTTCATCGCCGTCGTCAAGCGTGCGGTAGACTGTTGCATGTTGCGGTAGCCTGGAC
It includes:
- the guaA gene encoding glutamine-hydrolyzing GMP synthase, producing the protein MTQTAHPDSVLIVDFGSQVTQLIARRVREAGVYCEIVPFQSAEEGFKRLQPRAVILSGSPASTVDEGSPRAPQIIFDSGLPVFGICYGQQTMCMQLGGKVESGHHREFGRAFLDVDKDCPLFEGLWSKGSRHQVWMSHGDRVTALPDGFEVVATSSNAPYAFIADEKRNYYGVQFHPEVVHTPDGAKLIGNFIHNIAGIKGDWSMSAYRQKAVEQIRQQVGDKRVICALSGGVDSSVAALLIHEAVGDQLTCILVDHGLMRKDEAASVVAMFREHYNLHLLHVDASDRFIGELEGVSDPETKRKIIGRLFIETFEEEAKKLGGADFLGQGTLYPDVIESVSFTGGPSVTIKSHHNVGGLPERMNMQLVEPLRELFKDEVRALGKELGLRDSFIGRHPFPGPGLAIRCPGGITREKLDILREADAIYLDEIHKAGLYDAIWQAFAVLLPVQTVGVMGDGRTYEFVCALRAVTSVDGMTADFYHYDMEFLGRAATRIINEVRGINRVVYDVTSKPPGTIEWE
- a CDS encoding 5'-methylthioadenosine/S-adenosylhomocysteine nucleosidase (Enables the cleavage of the glycosidic bond in both 5'-methylthioadenosine and S-adenosylhomocysteine), which translates into the protein MKFELKPIAGKSILFVMAAEAEYGPFLRSRFEPLMTGVGPVEAAVAMTKTLSRLDHADDLPQLVVSLGSAGSATLEQTEVYQVSSVSYRDMDASPLGFEKGHTPFLDLPAVIDLPLRIPGIPEASLSTGGNVISGAAYSDIAADMVDMETFAILRACQGYKLPLIGLRGISDGAEELQHISGWTEYLHVIDRKLSYAVDGLFTALEDGVFWF
- a CDS encoding PaaI family thioesterase; this translates as MSVRNNGDFRERIRQNFARQAAMETIGAELTRVEHGVVEIELPFDVKLTQQHGILHAGIISAALDSACGFAAYSVINADASILTIEFKVNLMSPGRGERFLFRGEITKPGSNIIVADGRGYAIGDGPAKLIASMTGTMMVVRGREGITG
- a CDS encoding DUF1513 domain-containing protein, whose product is MWRSAAIDRRSFVKAAGLSFIAALQPRGLQALERADAVYASGIRAADGSFAVATVTERGEIVDQVALPARAHGMAFSPTTGKTVAFARRPGTYAMIFDPWNRGEPVVITSAEGRHFYGHGTFSPDGRLLYASENDFDGNRGMIGLYDVTNRFARIGEFQTYGVGPHDMTVSDDGRWLVIANGGIETHPDFGRTKLNLSNMQPSLTLIDASNGTLVEKHVLPRQWSQVSTRHVDIDADGRVWFACQYEGHRHDLPPLVGHFAKGEEVTFIDLPEKTTRQLGNYVGAIAVNRKDALVGVTSPKGASAIIDANSGKVLAEDIIPDAAGIAPAQHGFAVSSYDGAFLATRSSVAWDQHIVRIARERA
- a CDS encoding imelysin family protein; this translates as MRLWQPLVLSFMLVSSAIAQTASTPTGLNEEAVPGVMARAVDEVIRPGYRNMQQSTARLTTAMKDLCDGGTQQTLDKAKSAFDDTIRYWSIIEIVQTGPVMHDNLFEHILFFPDRKGVGLRQVQALLAKADPKDATVDAIGEKSVALQGLTALEYVLYGNGSDDLLKQKNGFRCQYGAAVAGNIQREAGEVVAAWEKPDGVQASWKRPGPQSEDFMDNKEAVTALLGILVHGVETVRDQRLELFYKGRDDTAPRPRMAIYWRSKNTWKSMTANLEGLRTLWQKAGMAELLPADKKPVADAIEANFKTLLDTVPKLNPDIDVATSDAEKAKLDAFLATSRELITRISDEYGGAIGLSAGFSFSDGD